The following is a genomic window from Criblamydia sequanensis CRIB-18.
CGCCCCAAAAAAAAGCAGATCGTGAAATTGATTTAAAGGGACAAATAATAGCTCCCGGCTATATTGATTTGCAAATTAACGGAGGATTCGGAGTTGACTTTTCAAATGAGCCCGAAAAAGTCGAAATAGTTGCAAAAATGCTTCCTCAATATGGTGTCACAGCTTTTTTACCCACCCTTATTTCTTTAGACTCTAAAACGTATAAAAGAAATCTCCATCAGATAAAGCCCAAAAGAAAAGAAACTCAAGCCGAAATACTTGGCATTCATCTTGAAGGCCCTTTTTTTTCATCTGAAAAAGTTGGCGCCCATAACCCTCATCTGATTCGAACTTTTGAACAAATTGATTCTATAGATGATTTTTATGGAAACTTGGACCATGTCAAGATCATAACCTTGGCTCCTGAATTGGCTCAAAGTTCCGGCATCATCTCTTACCTTAAAGGAAAAAATATCATAGTTTCTGCAGGGCACACTAACGCCGACTATGAAACCACAGAGAAAGGAGTTCAAGAAGGGATTGCCATGGCGACGCATTTATTTAACGCCATGCCGCCTTTGCATCATAGAACACCCGGGATTGTGAATGCGTTTCTTACAAATCCAAACCTTTTTTATTCTATTATTGTGGACAAAGTCCACGTTCACCCTGCCATGGTTCATTTGGCTTGGAAAGCAAATCCTGATGGGCTTATTCTTGTGACGGATGCCATAGCGGCTCTTGGAAAGCCGCAAGGCGAGTACTTTTTGGGGGGCCAAGAGGTTGTGGTCGATGAAACGACGGCGTTTGTAAAAGGAACTAGCACCCTTGCCGGAAGCATTCTTAGCATGGATGCAGCCGTTAGAAACTTTAAAGAAGCGACCCACTGCACCCTTATTCAAGCTATAGAATGCGCAAGCTTAAAACCTGCAAAGCTTCTTGGAATAGATTCTTATAAGGGAACTCTAAATATCGGCGCCGATGCGGACTTTATTATTTTGAATGAGGATTTATTTGTGCAAGCTTGCTATATAGCCGGAAAGCTTGCTTTTAAAAAAAACTAAACAAGAGCCAGCCCATAAATTAATATTCTTTTTCGTAAATATCCAATCCTTGATCAAGTAACATTCCTAGCCCGGAACTCATCATAACCTCTCCTGCGTACCAAACATAGGACATACAGGTGTTGCAAACATAATAAAAGCACCACCTAACATCAAGGAAACGCCGACTACAAATTTTAAAGGAATTTCATTTTGTTCTTTTTCAATCTCATATCTCATTGCAGCAAGTTGTAAAGTTTCATACTCAAGAAAATCCATCCGTGATTGATCTAGCAAATAGGCTTCCATCTGTTAATTTCGCTGAAGTGTTTTATTTTCTCTCTTTTTAATTAAATTTTTAAATTTTTGGAATGTTTCCTGAGGAAATATACGATTCCTCTTAAGATCTGTTTCGATTTTATCAATTTCTTTACTTATATTTATTTGTTTTCCTGTATAAAACTCAATTTCTTCTTTAAGATCTATTATTGTATCAAGTAGACTATCTCCATCTGATTTTTCATAATATTTCCAAACTCTATTTACCAGTTTTTGTATCCTTAAACCAAAAACGATGTCATTTGAATCAAAATTAATAAGTCCATATGCCGGCTGAGGTGTTAAAACTACCAGCGAAAAAGCGCAGAATATATTAAATAAAACCAAACGCTTAAAGCCATTAAAGTGATATAAACAAACCACCTCATTTCTCCTTTTTTTTGAGAATCAAGTTCGTGTCCGGTTAATCTATAAAATTGAAAAAGACCGGTTGTAAGAGGAAAACAAAAAATTCCATTGATGATCAAAAGTAAACCCAAATTTTTAACATCTAACATTTGAAAACCTTTTTGTATGAAGACTATATTGAATGAATAGTTTATTTTGTAGAAGAGAAACGTTAACATTATTATTTAAAGATTTGCAGGTAGTAGGATCTTTTAAACCTATTCAGAGGAATGGAAATGATTATTGGCTTTATTGGTCTTGGGAAAATGGGAACTCCGATTGCCTTAAATCTATTAGAAGGCGGGGTTGATTTGAGAGTATATAACCGATCAAAACCCAAGCTTGAGCCCCTCATACTAAAGGGAGCTAAAGCTGTTAATCAACCGAAAG
Proteins encoded in this region:
- the nagA gene encoding N-acetylglucosamine-6-phosphate deacetylase, with translation MDKQAITRYYNGFLLRSHKLLQEDLWVANGKIVAPQKKADREIDLKGQIIAPGYIDLQINGGFGVDFSNEPEKVEIVAKMLPQYGVTAFLPTLISLDSKTYKRNLHQIKPKRKETQAEILGIHLEGPFFSSEKVGAHNPHLIRTFEQIDSIDDFYGNLDHVKIITLAPELAQSSGIISYLKGKNIIVSAGHTNADYETTEKGVQEGIAMATHLFNAMPPLHHRTPGIVNAFLTNPNLFYSIIVDKVHVHPAMVHLAWKANPDGLILVTDAIAALGKPQGEYFLGGQEVVVDETTAFVKGTSTLAGSILSMDAAVRNFKEATHCTLIQAIECASLKPAKLLGIDSYKGTLNIGADADFIILNEDLFVQACYIAGKLAFKKN